One segment of Vallicoccus soli DNA contains the following:
- a CDS encoding (2Fe-2S)-binding protein — protein sequence MPEQVLPVALTVNGAAHRVQVPSRRLLSDCLRHDLRLTGTHVGCEHGVCGACTVLLDGVPVRSCLVLAASADGAEVTTVEGLGTEEALSPEQQAFRECHALQCGFCTPGFLTTVRAYLDDHPDPTEEEAREAVAGNLCRCTGYQGIVRAVLRAAEIRREREVAP from the coding sequence GTGCCTGAGCAGGTCCTGCCCGTCGCCCTGACCGTCAACGGCGCGGCGCACCGGGTGCAGGTGCCGTCGCGCCGGCTGCTCTCGGACTGCCTGCGCCACGACCTGCGCCTCACCGGCACCCACGTCGGCTGCGAGCACGGCGTGTGCGGCGCCTGCACGGTCCTGCTCGACGGGGTCCCCGTGCGCTCCTGCCTCGTGCTCGCCGCGAGCGCGGACGGCGCGGAGGTCACCACGGTCGAGGGGCTCGGCACCGAGGAGGCGCTGAGCCCCGAGCAGCAGGCGTTCCGGGAGTGCCACGCCCTGCAGTGCGGCTTCTGCACCCCCGGCTTCCTCACGACGGTCAGGGCGTACCTCGACGACCACCCCGACCCCACCGAGGAGGAGGCGCGCGAGGCGGTCGCCGGCAACCTGTGCCGGTGCACCGGCTACCAGGGCATCGTGCGGGCCGTGCTGCGCGCCGCCGAGATCCGCCGCGAGCGGGAGGTCGCCCCGTGA
- a CDS encoding FAD binding domain-containing protein has translation MKPSPFTYHRPETLEEALATLADVGGDGKVLAGGQSLLPLLSMRLAAPAHLVDIGRLRGLAHVTRDDGGVRVGALARHAEVERDAGAAAAQPLLRRALRLVAHPTIRNRGTTVGSIAHADPSGEMTAVLALLRGSVVLASASGRREVAAADFFVGPLESALRPGELALEARFPAAPARSGSAFVELARRHGDYAVCGVGAVVVLDERGAVASARTSYVSMGPVPEVLDLTADAPPSGADLADSAAWRAAGARTAALLEPDADIHATADYRRHLGRVLTARALAEAAGRARAAARAPEPEEALRA, from the coding sequence GTGAAGCCCAGCCCCTTCACGTACCACCGGCCCGAGACCCTCGAGGAGGCGCTCGCGACGCTCGCCGACGTCGGCGGCGACGGCAAGGTCCTCGCCGGCGGGCAGAGCCTGCTGCCGCTGCTGAGCATGCGCCTGGCGGCGCCCGCGCACCTCGTGGACATCGGCCGGCTGCGCGGGCTCGCCCACGTCACCCGCGACGACGGCGGGGTGCGGGTGGGGGCGCTGGCCCGGCACGCCGAGGTCGAGCGCGACGCCGGCGCGGCGGCGGCCCAGCCGCTGCTGCGCCGGGCGCTGCGGCTCGTCGCGCACCCGACGATCCGCAACCGGGGCACGACGGTCGGCAGCATCGCCCACGCCGACCCCTCGGGGGAGATGACGGCCGTGCTCGCGCTGCTGCGCGGGAGCGTCGTGCTGGCGAGCGCGTCCGGGCGCCGCGAGGTCGCCGCGGCCGACTTCTTCGTGGGCCCGCTGGAGAGCGCCCTGCGCCCGGGGGAGCTGGCGCTGGAGGCGCGCTTCCCGGCCGCTCCGGCGCGCAGCGGCTCGGCGTTCGTCGAGCTGGCCCGCCGGCACGGCGACTACGCCGTGTGCGGGGTGGGCGCCGTCGTCGTCCTCGACGAGCGGGGCGCGGTCGCCTCGGCCCGCACGTCGTACGTCTCCATGGGACCGGTCCCCGAGGTCCTCGACCTCACCGCGGACGCGCCCCCCTCCGGCGCCGACCTCGCGGATTCCGCCGCCTGGCGGGCCGCGGGCGCGCGCACCGCCGCGCTGCTCGAGCCCGACGCCGACATCCACGCCACCGCTGACTACCGCCGGCACCTCGGGCGGGTGCTCACCGCCCGGGCGCTCGCCGAGGCTGCCGGCCGGGCCCGCGCCGCGGCGCGGGCGCCCGAGCCCGAGGAGGCCCTCCGTGCCTGA
- a CDS encoding uracil-xanthine permease family protein — translation MALGWKLYGDGSAPPPGEVVRPGERLSWGRTVGLGMQHVVAMFGATFVFPVIMGLDPNLAIMMSGVATILFLLVVQGKVPSYLGTSASFVGAVAAIRGQGGDSSDVVGAILVAGAVLALVGAVVHYLGAAVVTRVLPPAVTGAVVMLIGFNLAPVVGATYWPQDQWVALLTMLFVLLATVLLPGFLGRIAVLLGLVAGFLLSWLLDATAGPITAPTGAGEVTTHDRVSFAAIGDAPWIGFPDLTGPSFSFDFSLLVIPAVVALIAENAGHVKAVAEMTRDDLDPYLGRALFADGAATMLSSSVGGSPTTTYAENIGVMAATRVYSTAAYYVAAVTAILFGLCPKFGALVNAIPGGVLGGITVVLYGMIGLLGAKIWVENRVDFGNPINLVPLAAGIIIGVGNVNLQVTDDFSLGGIALGSIVAIAGWHLLRVLAPAPLRDQLAAEAQAPATAGGADGVPPQGRRPSARRGGARRR, via the coding sequence GTGGCGCTGGGCTGGAAGCTGTACGGCGACGGGTCCGCGCCGCCGCCCGGGGAGGTCGTGCGCCCCGGGGAGCGCCTGTCGTGGGGCCGCACCGTGGGCCTCGGGATGCAGCACGTCGTCGCGATGTTCGGGGCGACCTTCGTCTTCCCCGTGATCATGGGGCTCGACCCGAACCTCGCGATCATGATGTCGGGCGTCGCCACGATCCTCTTCCTGCTCGTCGTGCAGGGGAAGGTGCCGAGCTACCTCGGCACGTCGGCGTCCTTCGTCGGCGCGGTGGCGGCGATCCGCGGCCAGGGCGGCGACAGCTCCGACGTGGTCGGCGCGATCCTCGTAGCCGGCGCGGTGCTCGCGCTCGTCGGCGCGGTCGTGCACTACCTCGGGGCCGCGGTCGTTACGCGCGTCCTGCCGCCGGCGGTGACCGGCGCGGTCGTCATGCTCATCGGCTTCAACCTCGCACCGGTGGTCGGCGCGACGTACTGGCCGCAGGACCAGTGGGTCGCGCTGCTGACCATGCTCTTCGTCCTGCTCGCCACGGTGCTGCTGCCGGGCTTCCTCGGGCGGATCGCGGTGCTCCTCGGCCTCGTCGCCGGCTTCCTGCTCTCGTGGCTGCTCGACGCGACCGCCGGGCCGATCACCGCGCCGACGGGGGCGGGCGAGGTCACGACGCACGACCGCGTCTCCTTCGCCGCCATCGGCGACGCGCCCTGGATCGGCTTCCCCGACCTCACCGGGCCGTCCTTCTCGTTCGACTTCAGCCTGCTCGTCATCCCGGCCGTCGTCGCGCTCATCGCCGAGAACGCCGGGCACGTCAAGGCGGTCGCGGAGATGACCCGCGACGACCTCGACCCCTACCTCGGGCGCGCGCTCTTCGCCGACGGCGCCGCCACCATGCTCTCCTCGAGCGTGGGCGGCTCCCCGACGACGACCTACGCGGAGAACATCGGCGTCATGGCCGCGACCCGGGTCTACTCGACGGCCGCCTACTACGTCGCCGCGGTCACCGCGATCCTCTTCGGCCTCTGCCCGAAGTTCGGCGCGCTCGTCAACGCGATCCCGGGCGGCGTGCTCGGCGGGATCACCGTGGTGCTCTACGGGATGATCGGCCTGCTCGGCGCGAAGATCTGGGTGGAGAACCGGGTCGACTTCGGCAACCCGATCAACCTGGTGCCGCTCGCCGCGGGGATCATCATCGGCGTCGGCAACGTCAACCTCCAGGTCACCGACGACTTCTCGCTCGGCGGCATCGCCCTGGGCAGCATCGTGGCCATCGCCGGCTGGCACCTGCTGCGCGTCCTGGCCCCCGCTCCGCTGCGCGACCAGCTCGCCGCGGAGGCGCAGGCGCCGGCCACCGCGGGTGGGGCGGACGGCGTGCCCCCGCAGGGCCGGCGCCCGTCCGCGCGCCGCGGCGGCGCCCGCCGCCGCTGA
- a CDS encoding PucR family transcriptional regulator, with product MGEPANVLPPSGTDLPAPVTGGLSVAEVLGTAVLGGAQVLAGVRGLGRTVTRLNVMEVPDILPWVKPQELLLTTGYPLRGEGAGAPADPRALVDLVAALDDRGLAALGVKLGRYLDAVPAEVLAEADRRGFPVVRLPDDVAFDDVLEQVLTELLNRQAAVLARGEQVQRALVEAVLDGGGVPEVVGALVRILGGAVLVTTADGRVLADAGSEAALEAAYGSDCFEGTGRFRTERERPGAHGHPGMRGNHVVVPVVAAGVEHGRIVAHSPAGALGEDDVHVLERAATVAALALTRQLAVRAVESKYQGDFLRDALAGRVDPEAAVSHAAALGWDLDRPLVVVVAELDPPPDDADPALGLRPVIERFTAAWQSVVRPVDPHAPVVGFTQEVVALLGVPEDGDVERRVRELVRAVSGDGGGGRRPFSTGVGRVAATPAALGEAYEQARTAVRVGRRTHGPGATAHFDGLGVFRLLSLVDDQRELDAFVAEVLGPLARPDDADARDLLRTLEVLLETGLNVAETARLLHFHYNTLRYRIAKLERLLGPFTSDHELRLGLMLALRILVMRGSG from the coding sequence GTGGGAGAACCTGCCAACGTCCTGCCGCCCAGCGGTACGGATCTGCCAGCCCCGGTGACGGGCGGGCTGTCCGTCGCCGAGGTGCTCGGGACCGCCGTGCTCGGCGGCGCGCAGGTCCTCGCCGGGGTGCGCGGCCTGGGCCGCACGGTGACCCGGCTCAACGTCATGGAGGTCCCCGACATCCTGCCGTGGGTCAAGCCGCAGGAGCTGCTCCTCACCACCGGCTACCCCCTGCGCGGCGAGGGCGCCGGCGCCCCGGCGGACCCCCGGGCGCTCGTCGACCTCGTCGCGGCCCTGGACGACCGGGGCCTCGCGGCGCTCGGGGTCAAGCTGGGCCGCTACCTCGACGCGGTGCCCGCCGAGGTGCTGGCCGAGGCCGACCGGCGCGGCTTCCCCGTCGTGCGCCTGCCCGACGACGTCGCCTTCGACGACGTGCTCGAGCAGGTCCTCACCGAGCTGCTCAACCGCCAAGCCGCGGTGCTGGCCCGTGGCGAGCAGGTCCAGCGCGCCCTCGTCGAGGCCGTCCTCGACGGCGGCGGCGTCCCCGAGGTGGTCGGGGCCCTCGTACGGATCCTCGGCGGCGCCGTCCTCGTCACCACCGCCGACGGGCGGGTGCTCGCCGACGCGGGCTCGGAGGCGGCGCTGGAGGCGGCGTACGGCTCGGACTGCTTCGAGGGCACCGGGCGCTTCCGCACCGAGCGGGAGCGCCCCGGCGCCCACGGGCACCCCGGGATGCGGGGCAACCACGTCGTCGTGCCCGTGGTCGCGGCCGGCGTGGAGCACGGGCGGATCGTGGCCCACTCGCCGGCGGGCGCGCTCGGGGAGGACGACGTGCACGTCCTGGAGCGGGCGGCCACGGTGGCGGCGCTCGCGCTCACCCGCCAGCTCGCGGTGCGCGCGGTGGAGTCCAAGTACCAGGGCGACTTCCTGCGCGACGCGCTCGCGGGGCGCGTGGACCCCGAGGCGGCGGTGTCGCACGCGGCGGCGCTGGGGTGGGACCTCGACCGCCCGCTCGTGGTCGTCGTCGCCGAGCTCGACCCGCCGCCGGACGACGCGGACCCGGCGCTCGGCCTGCGCCCGGTCATCGAGCGGTTCACGGCGGCCTGGCAGTCGGTGGTGCGCCCGGTCGACCCGCACGCGCCGGTCGTGGGGTTCACCCAGGAGGTCGTGGCGCTGCTCGGGGTCCCCGAGGACGGCGACGTGGAGCGGCGGGTGCGCGAGCTCGTGCGGGCCGTGTCCGGCGACGGCGGGGGCGGGCGGCGCCCCTTCAGCACCGGGGTGGGCCGGGTCGCCGCGACGCCGGCCGCCCTGGGGGAGGCGTACGAGCAGGCCCGCACGGCGGTGCGGGTCGGGCGGCGCACGCACGGCCCCGGCGCGACGGCGCACTTCGACGGGCTGGGGGTCTTCCGGCTGCTGAGCCTCGTGGACGACCAGCGCGAGCTCGACGCGTTCGTCGCGGAGGTGCTCGGCCCGCTCGCGCGCCCGGACGACGCCGACGCGCGCGACCTGCTGCGCACGCTCGAGGTGCTCCTCGAGACCGGGCTCAACGTGGCCGAGACCGCGCGGCTGCTGCACTTCCACTACAACACGCTGCGCTACCGGATCGCGAAGCTCGAGCGCCTGCTCGGGCCCTTCACGTCCGACCACGAGCTGCGCCTGGGGCTCATGCTCGCGCTGCGCATCCTCGTCATGCGCGGCTCCGGGTAA
- a CDS encoding DUF2877 domain-containing protein — protein MGAPAAAPQRDALPDLPACSGRAVRDLVHGPARPARLLSVHRAAGAAYLRVEGAPPGRDVLALLARGALALPLGVALAGPALPDLPPRALLGRGVLDLGGVRVRVVRERDHGVRGPLAAPPPGTAHLLPAPVVDAARGLAAALAAGPGAVQGPVRGLVGLGPGLTPAGDDVLAGALVALRARADAACGGGAAGVAGAAGAAGAARAAGAARAGSTRDLADALAGAVGAALGRTSALSAALLVAAADGQALPEVAAVLTGAPGAVPALLRVGSTSGAALCLGLRVAAAAGRGASGGCGGTGRASAGEAA, from the coding sequence GTGGGTGCGCCGGCAGCGGCTCCGCAGCGCGACGCGCTGCCCGACCTCCCCGCGTGCTCCGGGCGCGCCGTGCGCGACCTCGTCCACGGCCCCGCGCGCCCGGCGCGGCTCCTGTCCGTGCACCGGGCCGCGGGCGCGGCCTACCTCCGCGTCGAGGGCGCGCCGCCCGGGCGCGACGTCCTGGCGCTGCTGGCCCGCGGGGCCCTCGCGCTGCCGCTGGGGGTGGCGCTCGCCGGCCCCGCCCTGCCGGACCTGCCCCCGCGGGCGCTGCTCGGGCGCGGGGTCCTCGACCTGGGCGGCGTGCGCGTGCGGGTGGTGCGCGAGCGGGACCACGGGGTGCGCGGGCCGCTCGCGGCGCCCCCGCCCGGCACGGCGCACCTGCTGCCCGCACCGGTGGTCGACGCGGCGCGCGGGCTCGCCGCGGCCCTGGCCGCGGGCCCGGGCGCGGTGCAGGGCCCCGTGCGGGGCCTCGTCGGCCTCGGTCCCGGGCTCACCCCGGCGGGCGACGACGTGCTCGCGGGGGCGCTGGTGGCGCTGCGGGCGCGCGCGGACGCGGCGTGCGGTGGCGGCGCCGCCGGCGTGGCCGGCGCGGCCGGCGCGGCCGGCGCGGCCCGCGCGGCCGGCGCGGCCCGCGCGGGGTCGACGCGCGACCTCGCCGACGCGCTCGCGGGCGCGGTCGGGGCCGCGCTGGGCCGTACGAGCGCGCTGTCCGCCGCGCTGCTCGTCGCGGCGGCGGACGGGCAGGCGCTGCCCGAGGTGGCGGCCGTGCTCACCGGGGCGCCCGGCGCGGTGCCGGCGCTGCTGCGGGTGGGCTCGACGAGCGGTGCGGCCCTGTGCCTCGGCCTGCGGGTGGCCGCGGCGGCGGGCCGGGGCGCGTCGGGCGGGTGCGGGGGGACCGGACGGGCGAGCGCAGGGGAGGCGGCGTGA